One genomic region from Gemmatimonadaceae bacterium encodes:
- a CDS encoding DoxX family protein, producing MNEQTLTARWRSWAPQLRSVMRIAAAFLFMQYGTGKLFAFPHALLPNGGTVPIASLLGVAGLFEVIGGTLMLVGLFARPVAFVLAGEMAVAYFKAHAPMGFWPLFNNGLPAVFFCFVWLYLSAAGPGPWSIDALRRHPGNAG from the coding sequence ATGAACGAGCAGACACTCACCGCCCGCTGGCGCTCGTGGGCGCCGCAACTGCGCAGCGTCATGCGGATCGCCGCCGCGTTTCTCTTCATGCAGTACGGGACCGGCAAGTTGTTCGCGTTCCCGCACGCGCTGCTCCCCAATGGGGGCACGGTGCCGATCGCGTCGCTGCTCGGCGTCGCCGGCCTGTTCGAGGTGATCGGGGGCACGCTGATGCTCGTGGGTCTGTTCGCGCGCCCGGTGGCGTTCGTGCTCGCGGGCGAGATGGCGGTGGCGTATTTCAAGGCCCACGCGCCGATGGGGTTCTGGCCGCTATTCAACAACGGATTACCGGCCGTGTTCTTCTGCTTCGTGTGGCTGTACCTCTCGGCCGCCGGCCCGGGCCCGTGGAGCATCGACGCGCTCCGGCGCCATCCGGGAAACGCCGGCTGA